In Gordonia iterans, the following proteins share a genomic window:
- a CDS encoding 2-isopropylmalate synthase, translating to MTADLLARRFAPKGGISLRRMQIEPETGDTVRCRVDMIVDEQAVGLETSAPGAIGAMSELLHGLGAGVEIVSLYHQQDGAHIAAYLLCERDGRRCWAYGRAGTGDEATARALVSAANQLTGRA from the coding sequence ATGACCGCGGATCTGCTCGCCCGCCGCTTCGCCCCCAAGGGCGGAATCTCCCTGCGCCGCATGCAGATCGAGCCGGAGACCGGCGACACCGTCCGCTGCCGCGTCGACATGATCGTCGACGAGCAGGCCGTGGGCCTGGAGACCAGCGCCCCCGGCGCCATCGGAGCGATGAGCGAACTGCTGCACGGTCTGGGGGCCGGCGTCGAGATCGTCTCGCTCTACCACCAGCAGGACGGCGCGCACATCGCGGCCTATCTGCTGTGCGAGCGCGACGGCCGGCGATGCTGGGCGTACGGGCGGGCCGGGACGGGCGACGAGGCCACGGCCCGCGCCCTGGTCTCCGCGGCCAACCAGCTGACCGGCCGCGCCTGA
- a CDS encoding NUDIX hydrolase: MRGDGDGWVFDPDGARYWGRYGAAGLLLCASMGDDGVGVLLQHRAVWSHQGDTWGLPGGARDSHESAVDAAVREAHEEAGVDVEVIEVLESEVTHEAVSGWTYTTVIARVPEPVATTANGESAELRWVPEDQVDDLPLHPAFGRAWPDLRQRLR, from the coding sequence GTGCGCGGAGACGGTGACGGCTGGGTGTTCGATCCGGACGGCGCGCGCTACTGGGGACGGTACGGCGCGGCCGGCCTGCTGCTCTGCGCATCGATGGGCGACGACGGCGTCGGCGTCCTCCTGCAGCACCGAGCGGTCTGGTCCCACCAGGGCGACACCTGGGGGCTGCCCGGCGGAGCGCGCGACTCGCACGAGTCGGCAGTGGACGCCGCGGTTCGCGAGGCGCATGAGGAAGCGGGCGTCGACGTCGAGGTGATCGAGGTGCTCGAGTCCGAGGTGACGCACGAAGCGGTGAGCGGATGGACGTACACGACGGTGATCGCGCGGGTCCCCGAACCGGTGGCGACCACCGCCAACGGCGAGTCCGCCGAACTGCGCTGGGTGCCCGAAGATCAGGTCGACGACCTGCCGCTGCACCCGGCGTTCGGGCGGGCGTGGCCGGACCTGCGTCAGCGTCTGCGCTGA